A DNA window from Hordeum vulgare subsp. vulgare chromosome 1H, MorexV3_pseudomolecules_assembly, whole genome shotgun sequence contains the following coding sequences:
- the LOC123439094 gene encoding phosphatidylinositol 4-phosphate 5-kinase 4: MHHHHLPVAAAAAPDAAAGPEPPPPSDPNHPPPPHPSSLRIHIPSSPHHALPSTPHKRPVSMNSSSSATPTRPSPLPSPFTPPRRRKLAASSVPPAPAAAAAAAAAARHLLRCLHLRLRILLLLSLPTLYFLSPSPAILPRSLLADFLSAAAFSCALLLLLCLSLPRLPFPLPFHLPLRRPRRSPILWSIGSSPSASASAPTTGHFVQVYSNGDVYEGQFNRGRCTGSGVYYYYMSGRYEGDWIDGKYDGYGVETWARGSRYRGQYRQGLRHGHGVYRFYTGDVYSGEWSNGQSHGYGVHTCEDGSRYIGEFKRGVKHGLGHYHFRNGDTYAGEYFADRMHGFGVYSFANGHRYEGAWHEGRRQGLGMYTFRNGETQAGHWQNGVLDTLSTQNIVPGSAIAVNHSKVLNAVQEARRATEKAYDVPRVDDKVNRAVAAANKAANAARVSAVKAAQKRIPNNNDDLPLSIV; the protein is encoded by the exons atgcaccaccaccacctccccgtcgccgccgccgccgcgccggacgcggccgcggggccggagccgccgccgccatccgaTCCCAACCACCCGCCTcccccacacccctcctccctccgCATCCACATCCCGTCGAGCCCGCACCATGCGCTCCCCTCCACCCCGCACAAGCGCCCCGTCTCCAtgaactcctcctcctccgccaccccgaCCAGGCCCTCGCCGCTGCCCTCGCCCTTCACCCCGCCGCGCCGCCGCAAGCTCGCCGCATCCTCCGTGCCGCCCGCCCCGgctgcggccgccgccgccgccgccgccgcgaggcATCTGCTGCGCTGCCTCCACCTCCGCCTCCGGATCctgctgctcctctccctcccgaCCCTCTACTTCCTCTCCCCGTCGCCCGCCATCCTCCCGCGCTCCCTCCTCGCCGACTTCCTCTCCGCCGCGGCCTTCTCCTGCGCGCTGCTCCTgctcctctgcctctccctccCCCGCCTCCCGTTCCCGCTCCCCTTCCACCTCCCGCTCCGCCGCCCTCGCCGATCCCCGATCCTCTGGTCCATCGGCTCCTCCCCGTCCGCCTCCGCGTCTGCCCCCACCACCGGCCATTTCGTCCAGGTGTACAGCAACGGTGATGTCTACGAGGGCCAGTTCAACCGTGGCCGCTGCACCGGCAGTGGCGTCTACTACTACTACATGAGCGGCAGGTACGAGGGGGACTGGATCGACGGCAAGTACGACGGCTACGGGGTCGAGACCTGGGCCAGGGGGAGCCGATACAGGGGCCAGTACCGGCAGGGGCTCAGGCACGGCCACGGCGTGTACAGGTTCTACACCGGGGATGTCTACTCGGGGGAATGGTCCAACGGACAGAGCCACGGGTACGGCGTGCACACCTGCGAGGATGGCAGCCGCTACATCGGGGAGTTCAAGAGAGGTGTCAAACACGGGCTAGGCCACTACCATTTCAG GAATGGTGACACGTATGCTGGGGAGTACTTTGCTGATAGGATGCATGGTTTCGGAGTCTACAGCTTTGCCAATGGGCATAGATACGAGGGTGCATGGCATGAGGGCAGAAGGCAAGGCTTAGGCATGTATACATTCAGGAATGGAGAGACACAAGCAGGGCACTGGCAAAATGgagttcttgacaccttaagtacCCAAAATATCGTCCCAGGGTCAGCAATTGCCGTGAACCATTCCAAGGTCCTCAATGCAGTGCAG GAGGCAAGAAGAGCTACAGAGAAGGCCTACGATGTCCCCAGAGTAGATGATAAGGTTAACAGGGCGGTTGCCGCAGCTAATAAAGCAGCCAATGCAGCTAGAGTGTCTGCCGTGAAAGCTGCACAAAAACGCATTCCAAATAATAATGATGATCTACCGTTGTCAATAGTGTGA
- the LOC123439104 gene encoding putative casein kinase II subunit beta-4 translates to MSGAAYRDRGFGGAAEMDRKRIKEALEKHTERPSPSTSRGASREKEMLAAGKITTQIGKVPKVSDVEEFETDSEDSDVSGSEGEDTSWISWFCSLRGNEFFCEIDDDYIQDDFNLCGLSNQVPYYDYALDLILDIESSNGDVFTEEQNELIESSAEMLYGLIHARYILTSKGLAAMLEKFKNYDFGRCPRVYCCGQPCLPAGQSDIPRSSTVKVFCPKCEDLHYPRSKYQGNIDGAYFGTTFPHLFLMTYPHLKPQKPSQQYVPRVFGFKLHKQS, encoded by the exons ATGAGCGGCGCAGCCTACAGGGATCGGGGTTTCGGCGGCGCCGCGGAGATGGACCGGAAGCGCATCAAGGAGGCGCTGGAGAAACACACGGAAAGGCCGTCCCCGTCCACCTCCAGGGGGGCGTCCAGGGAGAAGGAGATGCTCGCCGCCGGCAAGATAACCACCCAGATCGGCAAGGTCCCCAAAGTCTCCGACGTCG AGGAATTCGAAACTGACAGTGAAGATTCTGATGTTAGCGGTTCTGAAGGAGAGGAcacatcttggatttcatggttcTGTAGCTTGCGAGGCAACGAATTCTTCTGTgagattgatgatgattatatacaGGATGATTTCAATCTCTGTGGCCTAAGCAATCAGGTGCCATATTATGATTATGCACTTGATCTCATCCTAGACATTGAGTCTTCTAATG GTGATGTATTCACTGAGGAGCAAAATGAATTAATTGAGTCATCTGCAGAGATGCTGTATGGTTTAATCCATGCACGGTACATCTTAACTAGCAAGGGTCTAGCTGCAATG ttAGAAAAGTTCAAGAATTATGATTTTGGCAGATGCCCTCGAGTATACTGCTGTGGCCAGCCCTGTCTTCCAGCAGGGCAATCAGACATTCCTAGGTCAAGCACAGTGAAGGTGTTTTGTCCAAAATGTGAAGACTTACACTATCCAAGGTCCAAGTACCAAGGCA ACATTGATGGAGCATACTTTGGTACGACGTTCCCTCATCTCTTCTTGATGACATATCCACACCTGAAGCCACAGAAGCCATCACAGCAATACGTTCCAAGGGTTTTTGGCTTCAAACTTCACAAGCAATCGTGA